One genomic region from Streptomyces sp. NBC_01304 encodes:
- a CDS encoding S8 family serine peptidase, producing MPRRRTGLASAAVCTVLAVTTAGLAAQPALAEPPPPPSPTAAQARPAKSLTLITGEHLTVSADADGRTTATVTPEDGVRAANLTEEYVDGELHVVPERAVPLLAAGRLDPDLFNVTKLIAYGYDDARRDATPLIAAYGKDKPVPAPEGAERRLTLKSINAVALSADKDEADAFWADATRRGGQLADGIDKLWLDKPVKASLDQSVPQIGAPEAWAAGHDGKGVAVAVLDTGIDATHPDVAGKVKQSKNFTEDASVADRHGHGTHVAATVAGNGTKKGVAPGADLYIGKVLNNKGSGATSGVLAGMEWAAASGAKVVSMSLGSQDPSDGTDPLSQAVDRLSASSGALFVIAAGNTGPQDNTVGSPGAAATALTVGAVDKNDALASFSSRGPLPNGGLKPEVTAPGVGIVAARAAGTTMGTPVDAKYTKASGTSMATPHVAGAAAIVAQAHPDWTGEQLKAALVGSAKPISGTTVYQQGGGRIQVPQAAGQQVLASPASLSYDMISSETKDPVVRTVKYRNTGTKDLTLALKAEFDGPEGLFTLADKTLTVPAGGEASTTLSLDPAVAEAGRYQGAVVATGDGVTVRTPGAFVKDKAYFKLSLPVTGRDGGTENVRADIRAINLTTNERFDAYADGEAEVSLRVTPGTYAVFASVVGLDPDSGIPRERILAGDPEVTVSGPTTVPIDARTARKVDITAERKSETRGMRIGYSVTSQVGGYFTAMHHINQEWIDDLYITPMKSEAARFEWMARFMRYEDDLTARVEDGPALDPVYLDNGPRLDGRHSLEVVPVGDASDLTGLDLTGKLALVDDFGGPYAARLNALSKAGAKAIAIASTGPGLFAIDDATRPTVPTFTLTRAEGAKLRAPGTVLRLRGVATSPFVYDLVTGGKDSGTDRTRYRQGPKDLARLDTRYYAPAGQDQNLNESRTGSLGRVLSLLESDRVVAAPTRREEWVTAGDVRWSHEVALADRTRFYSTGITYKGGTRRAEDWYRGVLGPNNEANELYRLAGTPALRTTADKMRVYLREFGDSDPTHFGRLGTGDVTKWSFHRDGELVLEKAQFVGTELPMVPERAEYRLTFDVRRDRDRFWKRSTRTTTAWTFKSAHADTEAVLPLLVPAYDLDTDGYGKVRGGREFDFGLKVRAQNGATLTSPIAGAEVSVSYDGGTTWQAADVDRERGGFEVEADHPESGRVSLRTKAWDKAGNSVEQTVIDAYTLK from the coding sequence ATGCCGCGACGCCGAACCGGCCTCGCGTCGGCCGCCGTGTGCACCGTCCTCGCGGTCACCACCGCGGGCCTGGCCGCGCAGCCCGCCCTCGCCGAACCGCCACCGCCACCGTCGCCCACCGCGGCCCAGGCGCGCCCGGCGAAGTCCCTCACGCTCATCACCGGTGAGCACCTCACCGTCTCCGCCGACGCAGACGGCCGTACGACGGCGACGGTCACCCCCGAGGACGGCGTCCGGGCGGCGAACCTCACCGAGGAGTACGTCGACGGGGAACTGCACGTCGTCCCCGAGCGGGCCGTGCCCCTGCTCGCGGCGGGCCGTCTCGACCCCGACCTGTTCAACGTCACCAAGCTGATCGCGTACGGATACGACGACGCACGCCGCGACGCGACCCCGCTGATCGCCGCCTACGGCAAGGACAAGCCGGTCCCCGCGCCGGAGGGCGCGGAGCGGCGGCTCACGCTGAAGAGCATCAATGCCGTGGCCCTGAGTGCGGACAAGGACGAGGCCGACGCCTTCTGGGCCGACGCCACCCGGCGCGGCGGTCAACTGGCCGACGGCATCGACAAGTTGTGGCTCGACAAGCCGGTCAAGGCCTCCCTCGACCAGAGCGTCCCGCAGATCGGCGCCCCCGAGGCGTGGGCCGCGGGCCACGACGGCAAGGGGGTCGCGGTGGCCGTCCTGGACACCGGCATCGACGCCACGCATCCCGATGTCGCCGGGAAGGTCAAGCAGAGCAAGAACTTCACCGAGGACGCGAGCGTCGCCGACCGGCACGGTCACGGCACGCACGTCGCCGCCACCGTGGCGGGGAACGGCACCAAGAAGGGCGTCGCCCCGGGCGCCGACCTCTACATCGGCAAGGTCCTCAACAACAAGGGCAGCGGCGCCACTTCGGGTGTCCTCGCGGGCATGGAGTGGGCCGCCGCGTCCGGTGCCAAGGTCGTCAGCATGAGCCTCGGCTCGCAGGATCCCTCGGACGGCACCGACCCGCTCAGCCAGGCCGTGGACCGGCTCTCCGCGTCCTCCGGTGCGCTGTTCGTGATCGCCGCGGGCAACACGGGCCCGCAGGACAACACCGTCGGCTCGCCCGGCGCCGCGGCCACCGCGCTCACCGTGGGCGCCGTCGACAAGAACGACGCCCTGGCCTCCTTCTCCAGCCGTGGCCCGCTCCCGAACGGCGGCCTGAAGCCCGAGGTCACCGCGCCCGGCGTGGGCATCGTCGCCGCCCGTGCCGCCGGGACCACCATGGGCACGCCGGTCGACGCCAAGTACACCAAGGCGTCCGGCACTTCGATGGCCACCCCGCATGTCGCGGGCGCCGCGGCGATCGTCGCGCAGGCCCACCCCGACTGGACCGGGGAGCAGCTCAAGGCGGCTCTGGTCGGCTCGGCGAAGCCGATCTCCGGTACGACGGTCTACCAGCAGGGCGGCGGCCGCATCCAGGTCCCGCAGGCGGCCGGGCAACAGGTTCTCGCGTCGCCCGCCTCGCTCTCGTACGACATGATCTCCAGCGAGACGAAGGACCCGGTCGTCCGCACCGTGAAGTACCGCAACACCGGCACCAAGGACCTCACGCTCGCCCTGAAGGCCGAATTCGATGGTCCCGAGGGGTTGTTCACGCTCGCCGACAAGACACTGACCGTCCCGGCGGGCGGCGAGGCGAGCACCACGCTCAGCCTCGACCCCGCCGTGGCCGAGGCGGGCCGCTATCAGGGCGCGGTGGTGGCCACCGGCGACGGTGTGACCGTCCGCACGCCGGGTGCGTTCGTCAAGGACAAGGCCTACTTCAAGCTGTCCCTGCCGGTCACCGGCCGCGACGGCGGCACCGAGAACGTGCGGGCCGACATCCGCGCGATCAACCTCACCACCAACGAGCGCTTCGACGCGTACGCGGACGGCGAGGCCGAGGTGTCGCTGCGGGTCACCCCGGGCACGTACGCCGTCTTCGCGAGCGTCGTGGGCCTCGACCCGGACTCGGGCATCCCGCGCGAGCGGATCCTCGCGGGCGACCCCGAGGTCACGGTCTCCGGACCGACGACCGTCCCGATCGACGCGCGCACCGCCCGCAAGGTGGACATCACCGCCGAGCGGAAGTCCGAGACCCGCGGGATGCGCATCGGGTACAGCGTGACCTCGCAGGTGGGTGGCTACTTCACGGCGATGCACCACATCAACCAGGAGTGGATCGACGACCTGTACATCACGCCCATGAAGTCCGAGGCCGCGCGCTTCGAGTGGATGGCGCGCTTCATGCGGTACGAGGACGACCTGACCGCACGCGTCGAGGACGGGCCCGCCCTGGACCCGGTCTACCTGGACAACGGGCCGCGCCTGGACGGCAGACACAGCCTCGAAGTGGTGCCGGTCGGCGACGCCTCGGACCTGACCGGGCTCGACCTGACGGGCAAGCTCGCCCTGGTCGACGACTTCGGCGGACCCTACGCGGCCCGGTTGAACGCCCTGTCCAAGGCGGGCGCGAAGGCGATCGCCATCGCCTCCACCGGGCCCGGCCTCTTCGCGATCGACGACGCCACCCGACCGACTGTCCCGACCTTCACCCTCACCCGGGCGGAGGGCGCCAAGCTGCGCGCCCCCGGCACGGTGCTGCGGCTCCGTGGGGTCGCCACCAGTCCCTTCGTGTACGACCTGGTCACCGGCGGCAAGGACTCCGGCACCGACCGCACCCGCTACCGGCAGGGCCCGAAGGACCTGGCCCGGCTCGACACCCGCTACTACGCGCCCGCGGGGCAGGACCAGAACCTCAACGAGTCCCGCACGGGCAGCCTCGGCCGTGTCCTGAGCCTCCTGGAGTCCGACCGTGTGGTCGCCGCTCCGACCCGGCGCGAGGAGTGGGTGACGGCGGGCGACGTGCGCTGGTCGCACGAGGTCGCGCTGGCCGACCGGACCCGCTTCTACAGCACCGGCATCACGTACAAGGGCGGCACCCGGCGCGCCGAGGACTGGTACCGGGGCGTGCTCGGCCCGAACAACGAGGCCAACGAGCTGTACCGCCTTGCCGGTACGCCCGCGCTGCGGACGACGGCCGACAAGATGCGGGTGTACCTGAGGGAGTTCGGCGACTCCGATCCGACGCACTTCGGCCGCCTCGGCACGGGGGACGTCACCAAGTGGTCGTTCCACCGCGACGGCGAACTGGTCCTGGAGAAGGCGCAGTTCGTCGGCACGGAGCTGCCGATGGTCCCGGAGCGGGCCGAGTACCGCCTCACGTTCGACGTACGGCGTGACCGCGACCGCTTCTGGAAGCGCTCGACCCGCACCACGACCGCCTGGACGTTCAAGTCGGCGCACGCCGACACGGAAGCCGTCCTTCCGCTGCTCGTGCCCGCGTACGACCTCGACACGGACGGCTACGGAAAGGTGCGCGGCGGCCGGGAGTTCGACTTCGGCCTGAAGGTCCGTGCGCAGAACGGTGCCACGCTCACCAGTCCGATAGCGGGCGCCGAGGTCTCCGTCTCCTACGACGGTGGCACGACCTGGCAGGCGGCCGACGTCGACCGTGAGCGCGGCGGCTTCGAGGTCGAGGCCGACCATCCGGAGTCCGGCCGGGTCTCGCTGCGGACCAAGGCCTGGGACAAGGCGGGGAACTCCGTCGAGCAGACGGTGATCGATGCGTACACGCTCAAGTAG
- a CDS encoding S8 family serine peptidase has translation MHPPIWRRRLPALIAATAAVSAVLSFPSAPATANEPSGAGSYLVELDAAPAAVHPGTRPAEGENLATDSADVKEYRAQLVQEQGEVADRHGVRIRTRYTATLDGFAARLDSGQVAALRADSSVKRVTRLGKQKLDEVSPADTLGLTGRTGVWNQLGGTQEYTPSGGIDGAGEGVVIGVVDSGIWPESKSVAAPPLKKPVKDWHGTCELTEDWPEGLCNSKLIGARAFNKAYLADNDGKLPEGAYPSARDDNSHGTHTASTAAGNHGPKMVIEGHDYGTASGVAPAARIAAYKAFFNGSGYDEDIIAAIDRAVLDGVDVINYSAGEPFGDTETVSPIGEAFRNAAKAGVFVAASAGNSAAERTVGNPWPWVTTVASGTYAPHEAKVTLGNGQSYTGYSWDHPDLPSAPVVDAALAGLPDTPTRSAEDCLTGSLDPEKVKGKIVYCRFRGTPPTELTKELTGKGAVGVILWSGYYYRSNTIYGLPSAFFHTGVTSAPIAAYLKSAGSAATASITGGGTSTISYPSVSDFSSQGPGRVSGTQLKPDLTAPGTDVLAAVPPANDGRTYDAKSGTSMAAPHVAGLAALLKQAHPRWSPMEIKSALMTTAGDTEGTTSPFAQGAGLAKPKRALDPGLVLDSTDTDWAKWVADPDGHHVNSPSIHDKSLIGTETTTRTVNNVSKLPETYDVTAAAGDLTVKASPKRFTVLPGRLQTITVTMSHGKAKYDQFSSGWLTLKGSRHTVRMPIAVKPIGLTADAKATAPAAEGKLDLKVRSGFADLTAKLAGLTAGEERQGRATGAGGQIFDPASPLAQKVNFTVHEGDRLAAVQFASAEFKAGTGQQVSVYIKDEAGRTVGNLAVPNHPTGSTWTLHRPAPGTYTAYVWAFKSGSAADIDYTLTTATVPDPPGTGTLKLTPDPVIPGKDATATVSWPALEPGRTYFGQVTYGDGNGEVKGTTLKVTPQ, from the coding sequence GAACAGGGCGAGGTGGCGGACCGGCACGGCGTACGGATACGTACCCGCTACACCGCGACCCTCGACGGCTTCGCCGCCCGCCTCGACTCCGGGCAGGTCGCCGCCCTCAGGGCCGACTCGTCCGTCAAGCGCGTCACCCGGCTGGGCAAGCAGAAGCTGGACGAGGTCAGCCCCGCCGACACGCTCGGTCTGACGGGACGTACCGGCGTGTGGAACCAGCTCGGCGGCACCCAGGAGTACACACCCTCCGGCGGCATCGACGGTGCGGGGGAGGGCGTCGTCATCGGGGTCGTCGACTCCGGGATCTGGCCCGAGTCGAAGTCCGTCGCCGCGCCACCCCTCAAGAAGCCGGTCAAGGACTGGCACGGCACCTGCGAGCTCACCGAGGACTGGCCCGAGGGGCTGTGCAACTCCAAGCTGATCGGCGCCCGCGCCTTCAACAAGGCGTACCTCGCGGATAACGACGGCAAGCTCCCGGAGGGCGCCTACCCGTCCGCCCGCGACGACAACTCCCATGGCACGCACACCGCTTCGACCGCCGCCGGGAATCACGGCCCGAAGATGGTCATAGAGGGACACGACTACGGCACCGCCTCCGGAGTCGCCCCGGCTGCCCGGATCGCTGCGTACAAGGCGTTCTTCAACGGCAGCGGCTACGACGAGGACATCATCGCGGCCATCGACCGGGCCGTCCTGGACGGCGTCGACGTCATCAACTACTCGGCGGGCGAGCCCTTCGGCGACACCGAGACCGTCTCGCCGATCGGCGAGGCCTTCCGCAATGCCGCCAAGGCGGGCGTCTTCGTCGCCGCGTCGGCGGGCAACAGTGCCGCCGAGCGCACGGTGGGCAACCCCTGGCCCTGGGTGACCACCGTCGCCTCCGGCACCTACGCCCCGCACGAGGCCAAGGTGACCCTGGGCAACGGGCAGTCGTACACCGGCTATTCGTGGGACCACCCCGACCTGCCCTCGGCGCCGGTCGTGGACGCCGCCCTGGCCGGGCTCCCGGACACCCCCACTCGCTCGGCCGAGGACTGCCTCACCGGCTCGCTCGATCCGGAGAAGGTCAAGGGGAAGATCGTCTACTGCCGGTTCCGCGGCACCCCGCCCACCGAGCTCACCAAGGAGCTCACCGGCAAGGGCGCGGTCGGGGTGATCCTCTGGAGCGGCTACTACTACAGGTCGAACACGATCTACGGCCTCCCCTCGGCGTTCTTCCACACCGGCGTCACCTCCGCACCGATCGCCGCGTACCTGAAGTCCGCCGGGTCCGCCGCGACCGCCTCGATCACCGGCGGCGGCACCAGCACCATCAGCTACCCGAGCGTCTCGGACTTCTCCTCCCAGGGCCCGGGACGGGTGAGCGGCACCCAGCTCAAGCCCGACCTCACCGCCCCCGGAACGGATGTCCTGGCCGCGGTCCCGCCGGCCAACGACGGGCGTACGTACGACGCCAAGTCCGGCACCTCCATGGCCGCCCCGCACGTCGCGGGCCTCGCCGCGCTGCTCAAGCAGGCCCATCCCCGCTGGTCCCCGATGGAGATCAAGTCGGCCCTGATGACCACGGCCGGCGACACCGAGGGCACCACCTCGCCCTTCGCGCAGGGCGCGGGCCTCGCCAAGCCGAAGCGGGCGCTCGACCCGGGACTTGTCCTGGACTCGACCGACACGGACTGGGCGAAGTGGGTCGCCGACCCGGACGGCCACCACGTCAACTCGCCCTCGATCCACGACAAGTCACTGATCGGCACGGAGACCACGACGCGGACGGTAAATAACGTGAGCAAGCTGCCGGAGACGTACGACGTCACCGCGGCTGCCGGTGACCTGACCGTCAAGGCATCCCCGAAGCGGTTCACCGTCCTGCCCGGGCGGTTGCAGACCATCACGGTCACGATGAGCCACGGCAAGGCCAAGTACGACCAGTTCAGCAGCGGTTGGCTCACCCTGAAGGGCTCCCGGCACACCGTGCGCATGCCCATCGCCGTCAAGCCGATCGGTCTGACCGCCGACGCGAAGGCGACCGCCCCTGCGGCCGAAGGCAAGCTCGATCTCAAGGTCCGCAGCGGCTTCGCCGACCTGACCGCGAAGCTCGCCGGGCTGACCGCGGGGGAGGAGCGCCAGGGCCGGGCGACCGGCGCGGGCGGCCAGATCTTCGATCCGGCGAGCCCGCTCGCGCAGAAGGTCAACTTCACGGTGCACGAGGGCGACCGGCTCGCGGCCGTCCAGTTCGCCAGCGCCGAGTTCAAGGCGGGCACGGGGCAACAGGTGTCCGTGTACATCAAGGACGAGGCGGGTCGGACCGTCGGCAACCTGGCCGTTCCCAACCACCCGACGGGCTCGACCTGGACGCTGCACCGTCCGGCGCCGGGTACGTACACCGCGTACGTCTGGGCCTTCAAGTCCGGCAGCGCGGCCGACATCGACTACACGCTCACCACGGCCACCGTCCCGGACCCACCGGGCACCGGCACCCTGAAGCTGACGCCCGACCCGGTGATCCCAGGCAAGGACGCCACGGCGACCGTGAGCTGGCCCGCCCTGGAGCCCGGCCGGACGTACTTCGGCCAGGTCACCTACGGCGACGGCAACGGTGAGGTGAAGGGCACGACCCTCAAGGTCACGCCCCAGTAG
- a CDS encoding AAA family ATPase, with product MDDASPPHRAAAGPSPGGTPPLLRVHLFGGFRVEREGGAPLADKWPRPSARALVKLLAVSPGHALHREQAMEICWPDADPGAALGSLRVALHAARRAIEPELAPRAASSYLTGEGALLRLDPAAVWIDADHAEGLAGKALAGGGAAELAAALDAFTGELLPEDRYAAWAEPRRERLGALRERVLLGLAGARLTEGDPEAAAAAAEQVLVVSPAEEQAHQVLIEAYARQGLRRRAVRQYHLCREALDAEFGVRPGPATERLHQAALAASAPAVRTAPPVLPAALRTAAATPLRGRDSELASLLAPDAPPVQLLTGEAGLGKTRLAGEAARRAAAGGAAVLWGAGHDAEGHTPYGPFAEALDGWLADRPAAERARAGAEYPELAALLPSLGRVRTTPDRSPEEERDRLFRATAGLLAELAAQQPVFLVLDDLHAADAGSFQLLSHLARRAADTGARCRFAVTYREEELGATDTRRAGLAALERQGLARRIGLGRLDRAACLAVAEDAWRGAGPGDGEAFCGGAFGGDGAPSTEAGRTTNAPDTEPTKQGRRTGTTPGKPETGTAAGRTDTGAATGGTETHPAATSPDAETTRHRPRARAHAGPPDSSPATAPAPAPAHNLARVWDLSLGNPLFAIELARVLGDGTPAEELGAPEGVRQLVGERFARLGAAARRMVEVVAVAGGEAPLGEVLDVAARGLHPPLGQAEAAEALDTAVAASLIAEREVVIGGRPAPGLAFRHPLVRLTCYEQLSGIRRRQLHSAFAEAVLRLRPAAVDALASHFARADDPRAAEYLRRAAERAAALYANDTADRYYRDLVARLDVDAARARLAHSQVLRRMGHFAEATTVLRKALAEFELRGERDDEVLAAAQLAETLVKSRTPELGGEVLRNYAPRADTAPQPAAAHHVAQSVVHFVLGRYEDAYESARRAQDSAGRVTGAPGQGLVARALAMQASSLGLAGRFAEARAAADQALAPAEAYGDPTLLTSVLSILRENARRGGRLHEAIAMGRRALDLAEQSGDPTAAAFERANLAELHLLVEEFDEAGTLAEAAVHGAESDGEWCLPYALAALARVRMRTDEGDAAALLARAEQAATDRGDRQARHEVRTARAELALRQGRPAEVADLVDAHSAPLLAAWAHALAGRHAMARELAETEAALAEAAGERVAEVELRVVRALALAGLGEHEAARAGFAEAATLAAGLPYPAGVSRVAQVRDMT from the coding sequence ATGGACGACGCGAGCCCGCCGCACCGAGCCGCCGCCGGCCCGAGCCCCGGCGGGACGCCGCCACTGCTCCGCGTGCACCTTTTCGGCGGTTTTCGGGTGGAGCGCGAGGGTGGGGCGCCGCTCGCCGACAAGTGGCCGAGGCCGAGCGCCCGGGCCCTGGTAAAACTCCTCGCGGTCTCCCCCGGGCATGCGCTGCACCGGGAGCAGGCCATGGAGATCTGCTGGCCGGACGCCGATCCGGGGGCGGCGCTCGGCAGTCTGCGGGTCGCGCTGCACGCCGCCCGGCGGGCGATCGAGCCCGAGCTGGCGCCGCGTGCCGCGTCCTCGTACCTGACCGGCGAGGGAGCGCTGCTCCGGCTCGACCCGGCGGCGGTGTGGATCGACGCCGACCATGCGGAGGGGCTTGCGGGGAAGGCCCTCGCGGGCGGCGGGGCCGCCGAACTGGCCGCAGCACTGGACGCTTTCACCGGTGAGCTGCTGCCCGAGGACCGGTACGCCGCCTGGGCCGAGCCACGCCGGGAGCGGCTAGGGGCGCTGCGCGAGCGGGTGCTCCTGGGCCTGGCCGGGGCGCGGCTCACCGAAGGCGATCCGGAGGCGGCCGCGGCCGCCGCGGAGCAGGTCCTGGTGGTGAGCCCCGCCGAGGAGCAGGCCCATCAGGTGCTGATCGAGGCGTATGCGCGGCAGGGGCTGCGGCGGCGGGCGGTGCGCCAGTACCACCTGTGCCGGGAAGCCCTGGACGCGGAGTTCGGGGTGCGCCCGGGGCCCGCGACGGAGCGGCTGCACCAGGCGGCGCTCGCCGCCTCCGCCCCGGCCGTGCGGACCGCGCCTCCGGTGCTGCCCGCGGCGCTGCGGACGGCGGCTGCGACGCCGCTGCGAGGTCGCGACAGCGAGCTCGCCTCGCTGCTCGCGCCGGACGCGCCGCCCGTCCAACTCCTCACCGGGGAGGCCGGGTTGGGCAAGACCCGCCTTGCCGGTGAGGCCGCGCGGCGGGCCGCGGCCGGTGGGGCGGCGGTGCTGTGGGGCGCGGGACATGACGCGGAGGGGCACACCCCGTACGGCCCGTTCGCCGAGGCCCTGGACGGCTGGCTGGCGGACCGCCCGGCGGCCGAGCGGGCCCGGGCCGGCGCGGAGTACCCCGAACTCGCCGCACTGCTCCCCTCCCTCGGCCGGGTCCGCACCACGCCGGACCGCAGCCCCGAGGAGGAGCGTGACCGCCTGTTCCGGGCGACGGCGGGCCTCCTTGCCGAACTGGCGGCGCAGCAGCCGGTGTTCCTGGTTCTCGACGACCTGCACGCGGCGGACGCCGGATCCTTCCAGCTCCTGAGCCACCTGGCACGGCGAGCGGCGGACACGGGCGCCCGATGCCGGTTCGCGGTGACCTACCGCGAGGAGGAACTCGGCGCCACGGACACGCGGCGGGCGGGGCTCGCGGCGCTGGAACGGCAGGGGCTGGCGCGGAGGATCGGGTTGGGGCGGCTCGATCGTGCGGCCTGCCTGGCGGTGGCGGAGGACGCCTGGAGGGGTGCGGGGCCGGGGGATGGCGAGGCCTTCTGCGGTGGGGCCTTCGGTGGTGACGGGGCGCCCAGCACGGAGGCGGGCCGGACGACGAACGCCCCGGACACCGAGCCGACGAAGCAGGGGCGCCGAACCGGCACGACGCCGGGCAAGCCGGAGACCGGCACGGCAGCTGGCCGCACGGACACCGGCGCAGCGACTGGCGGCACCGAGACGCACCCGGCGGCCACCAGCCCGGACGCCGAGACGACGCGACACCGACCCCGGGCCCGCGCGCATGCCGGTCCGCCGGACTCCAGCCCTGCCACGGCACCGGCACCGGCACCGGCCCATAATCTCGCCCGGGTCTGGGACCTCTCCCTCGGCAACCCCCTCTTCGCCATCGAGCTCGCCCGCGTCCTCGGCGACGGCACCCCCGCCGAGGAGCTCGGGGCGCCCGAAGGGGTGCGGCAGTTGGTCGGGGAACGGTTCGCCCGGCTGGGTGCGGCGGCGCGGCGGATGGTGGAGGTCGTGGCCGTCGCGGGCGGCGAGGCGCCGCTCGGGGAGGTGCTCGACGTGGCCGCGCGCGGGCTGCATCCGCCGCTCGGGCAGGCCGAGGCCGCCGAGGCCCTGGACACCGCCGTCGCCGCCTCACTCATCGCCGAGCGTGAGGTCGTCATCGGCGGCCGGCCCGCACCGGGGCTCGCCTTCCGGCACCCGCTGGTCCGGCTCACCTGCTACGAACAGCTCTCCGGCATCCGCCGCCGCCAGCTGCACTCCGCCTTCGCCGAGGCCGTCCTGCGGCTCCGCCCGGCCGCCGTGGACGCGCTCGCCTCACACTTCGCCCGCGCCGACGACCCCCGCGCGGCCGAGTATCTGCGCCGGGCCGCCGAGCGTGCCGCCGCCCTGTACGCCAACGACACCGCCGACCGCTACTACCGCGACCTGGTCGCCCGCCTGGACGTGGACGCCGCCCGCGCCCGCCTCGCACACAGCCAAGTGCTCCGCCGCATGGGCCACTTCGCCGAGGCCACGACCGTGCTGCGCAAGGCCCTCGCGGAGTTCGAGCTGCGCGGCGAGCGCGACGACGAGGTCCTCGCGGCGGCCCAGCTGGCGGAGACCCTGGTCAAGTCGCGCACACCAGAGCTGGGCGGCGAGGTCCTGCGCAACTACGCGCCGCGCGCGGACACCGCCCCGCAGCCCGCCGCCGCGCACCATGTGGCGCAATCCGTGGTGCACTTTGTTCTCGGCAGGTACGAGGACGCGTACGAGTCCGCGCGGCGGGCCCAGGACTCCGCAGGCCGAGTGACGGGCGCGCCCGGCCAGGGACTTGTGGCCCGCGCCCTCGCCATGCAGGCCAGCTCGCTCGGCCTCGCGGGAAGGTTCGCCGAGGCGCGCGCGGCCGCCGATCAGGCGCTGGCCCCGGCGGAGGCGTACGGCGATCCCACCCTGCTCACCAGCGTCCTTTCCATCCTCCGCGAGAACGCCCGGCGCGGCGGCCGGCTCCATGAGGCCATCGCGATGGGCCGCCGCGCCCTCGATCTCGCCGAGCAGTCCGGCGATCCGACGGCGGCGGCCTTCGAGCGGGCCAACCTGGCCGAACTGCACCTCCTGGTAGAGGAGTTCGACGAGGCCGGGACGCTCGCCGAGGCGGCCGTGCACGGCGCCGAGTCGGACGGCGAGTGGTGCCTGCCCTACGCCCTTGCCGCGCTGGCCCGGGTCCGGATGCGTACCGACGAAGGCGACGCGGCGGCCCTGCTCGCCCGCGCCGAACAGGCCGCCACCGACCGGGGCGACCGCCAGGCCCGCCACGAGGTCCGCACCGCCCGCGCCGAACTCGCCCTGCGTCAGGGGCGGCCCGCCGAAGTCGCCGACCTGGTGGACGCGCACAGCGCCCCGCTCCTCGCGGCCTGGGCGCACGCCCTCGCCGGACGGCACGCGATGGCCCGTGAGCTCGCCGAGACCGAGGCCGCCCTTGCCGAAGCAGCGGGCGAGCGGGTCGCCGAGGTCGAGCTGCGCGTCGTACGGGCCCTCGCCCTGGCGGGGCTCGGCGAGCACGAGGCAGCCCGGGCGGGCTTCGCCGAGGCGGCGACGCTGGCGGCCGGGCTGCCCTATCCGGCGGGCGTCAGCCGAGTGGCGCAGGTCCGCGACATGACGTGA